The genomic region TAAGCATTATAGTTAAGGAGAGTTAATTGATTCACAAAAATTATAAAAGGAGTGTTGTTCATATGGCAAGAAGACCATTTATGAGAAAGTACATTCACCCAGCAGTGGATGAAAGAGAAGCAGGTATTAATGTTTCTTGGGCAAGTATTCTGGCAGGTGTAGCAACATTTATTGCAATGAGTATTTTGTTTTCACTCATTGGAGCAGCTATCGGATTAGGTATTCCTGATTTAACTGCTTCTAATTCATTAGAAGGTGTTGGAATTGGCTTAGTTATTTGGGTTATTGTCGCATTAATTCTATCGTTTGGTGCTGCCGGTTATGTTTCTGGATTAACAGCTAGCCGTTCAGGATTTATTCATGGTTTCTTAACATGGGCCGTTGGTGTCATTGCAATGTTTGTATTAATGACATCTGCTCTTTCATCAGCATTTGGTACTGTTGGTACTCTACTAGGTTATGCAGGTGACGCTGTCGGTTCTGTTGCTTCAACAACGGGAGATGCTGTAAGTAGTTTATCGCAAAGTGCATTTGATGCAGTATCAGAAAACGTTCAAGTTGACACTGATAATATGGATGTTCAACAAGAAGTTATTGATGCTTTGCAAAACTCAGATATTCCAGAATTACAACCAGATTATTTACAATCACAAGTTGATCAAACAACTGACGAAATTGCAAATGCTGGGAAACGTGTTGTTGTCGATGGTGAAGACCCTAACGCAGTATTCGATGAGTTAACTACAAGCATTCAAAACCGTATTGAATCGATTACAAGCGAACTTGATGAAGAAGAATTAAGACAAGTTATTTCTGAAAATACAGATTTAACACCAGCAGAAGCTGATTCAGCTATTCAAAATGTTAAAGAGGGCTATGGACAATCAGTTGAACAAGCTGACCAAGCTCTAACACAAGCAGAACAAAAACTTAACGAGCTACAAGCTCAAGCAGAACAAACGATTGAAGAAGCACGTGTGAAAGCTGAAGAAGCTGCAAACGCAAGTGCAAGATACTCTCTATTTATCTTCTTAGGACTAGTCGCTGCCGCAGTATTAACCGCATTCGCTGGTTACACTGGAGCAAAAACTTTCCAACATCAAGATGATGAAGCTAAATAATTATATTTAAATGTAAAAACCGAGGCAGTCAGATGACCGCCTCGGTTTTTTTATGTCTATTTTTTTAACCACCCAATGTCACATCTTGTTCTTGATACCATTCAAGCGCTTGATAAAGGTGGTTTTTATGATAATCTGGCCATGTCTGGTCGACGATATAAAAATCTGAGTAAACCGATTGAACAGGTAGGAACCCGCTTAAACGGCGCCTTCCGCCCCATCTAATAATGAGTTCCATGCGAGATATGTCCTTTGAAGCAATATGATCAATCATGGAACCGGTTATTTGTTCATCGGCTTTTTGAAAGGCTTGATTTAAATCCCACTCCCAACCATAATTAACAAGAAAATTAACTTTCATTTTACCCTCTCCGAAACAAGTACGAGTGATATAAGGCTTTAATTCTTCTGGGAATACTTTAGATTTTGTATTTTCTATCACCAATAAATCGGCATCCCAATCCTTTAAAGCCTCTACCGAGTCCACACATGCTTTTTTAAAGGCGCGCGTCTGAATAGATGGGCGTTTAATATTGTCCATGGTAAAGCCGTAAAAGGTCATCTCCTCAACACCCAATTCTAAACAAGTTTTATACAAATCAAGTCCTGGGCCAACACCATGCTGGTATCCGTCTTGTTTTTGAAGGCCTTGTGCAAGTGCCCAACGCCTGTTGCCATCTGGAATGACACCAATATGGCGTAGGAGTCTTTTAAATGGTTTCATATACACATAATCCTTTCTTTTTTAATTTAGATAAAAAATAAAAACACTCCGAGTAAGTGTTTCGAGCATATACCACTTCGGAGTGTTTATATTCGCTTAATTTATAAAGTTTAATGACTTAATTAAACGATTTACATATTATTTTTTGGGTCCATTTTCTTTTCAGCTTCTGTTTTTTGAGCGCTGCCACTCATACTTTTAGATTCTTCTTCAATCTTTTCATCTAATTTTTCTAATTGTTTCTGTGCAAAGCTTCTGCCGCCTAATCCAAATGCAAGTGCAAATGCAACTGCTAAACCACCAATAATAAACAAGAATGCAATGTTTACAATAGTAGAAGCGAATTGTAATTGATCAAGTGTCATAAAGATTGCCATTACATAGATGAGGTATTTAACAACCGCACCAACCATGGCACTACCTGTCGAATCTTTTAGGAAAGCTGAAAGCATATTTCCACCAACGATTCCAAGTCCTAGAATAATCAGACCAAAGAGTACTGATGGCAAGTAACTAATAATCGCCACACCAATTGTGTTCAAGATTTGTAAGTTTAAAGTGTTTAAAGCTTCAACTAAGAAGAAAACCACGATTACAGTTTGAACGATTTTAGCGATGACATTTGAAAGACTAATATCATTACTTCCTTTGGTGTTTAAATATTTAGAATAACGGTTGATACCAGATGTTTCTAGAAGACCTTCTAATAAATCCCCTACCAATTTTGCAATAATCCCTCCAGCAATTAATAAGATAACTGCTACTAGAATATTAGGAATTGCTGCTAGAACTTGGTTTAAAACATTTACGATTGGTTCTGAAATTGATTTAATTTGAAGTGTTTCTAAAGCCATTGTAACGATTGGAATTAAAATTACTACAAATACAGTATTAGCAAGAACTTTTGCTACGGTATATTTTTGTTTTTCTACTTGACCAGGAGATGTATCCGAAACTTTTGATGTATATTTTCTTACATAACGATCAATGTTCACTGTTTCTAATAAGTTTTGTACCAATTCTTTGATAAATTTAGCAACAAAGTAGCCGATAACCAATATAACAGCGGCCCCGAATAGTTTAGGTATAAACGCTAAGAACGAGTCGAACATATTCGTAATAGGTGCTGCGATGTTCCCTAAACCTAAGCGTTGAAGAATTCCTGGAATAAAGAATAACCAGATTAAGTAATAGAAGACTTTACCTAGAGAGCCAATCATCTGCTTGCCATCTTCTATTGTATTAGCAATCCCCCATGATACTAACTTTTGATCAAAGTGAATAGCTTGCAATCCCTTAACGATTGCTTTTTTCACTAGTGTTGCGATTAACCACGCTAGTAAAAATAATAAAATAGCTCCTAACAGTGCTGGTAAAAATGCCAACAGTGACACCCATAAATCCTGTAATGAGTCCATAAATTGATCCATTTTGTTTCCTCCTTATGTTTTTTTAGAAATTCTTAATAAATTTCTATGGCTTTAGTATAGCTTAAGAAGCGAAAAGTTAAAAATGAAAACCCTTATTCTTCCTCTTCTATTTTTAAAAATAAAAAGTATTTACAAATTTTATTTCCATAAACTCTTCTATGCCAAAATGACCATTCTCACGTCCTAACCCAGAATACTTCACACCGCCAAAAGGTGCTTCTGGTTGAGAAATCCCGGTGTTGTTAATCCCCACCATCCCATACTGCAAAGCACGACTTACTTTTTCTGCAAGGCGTAAGTCTTTTGTGAAAAGATAAGATGCCAACCCAAAGTGTGAGTCATTAGCCATTTTGATTACTTGCTCTTCACTTTTAAAAGTAATCAAAGGAATAACTGGACCAAACGTTTCTTCATAAAAAATATTCATTTTATTCGTTACCCCATCAAGTATAGTTGGTTGATAGAAGAATCCTTTTTGGTAGTCACCTTTAGTTAAGCGTTCTCCGCCTAATAATACGTCTGCCCCCTTCTCTTTAGCATCAGCAATTTGTTCATCTATTGTTTTACGCGCTTCTTCATTTATTAATGGACCAACAGTTACCCCGTCAAGTCCATTTCCAACGGTTACCTGATAAACAGCTTCTTGCAAAGCCTTCGTAAAGCTTTCTTTAATCGATTTTTCAACAAAAATCCGATTTGGAGACGTACATGCTTGTCCGTTATTCCTAAATTTCATTTTTACCAAGGATTCAACCGTTTCTTCAATCGGAGCGTCAGCAAATACAATGAATGGAGCGTGTCCGCCTAATTCCAGGGATATTTTTTTCAAAGTATCGCCTGATTGTTTGTAAAGTTCTTGTCCTACCGCCGTCGATCCAGTAAAAGTCAATTTCCGAACGTCTTCACTAGCCGTTAAGGTTTTTCCAATCTTACTTGCCGGTCCCATAACCAGATTTGCGACCCCATCCGGTAAACCTGCCTCTTTAAAAAGCTCGAAAATAGCAATGGCTGATAGGGGTGTGCTACTTGCTGGTTTTAAAACAACGGTACAACCTGCTGCTATAGCTGGCGCAATTTTTCGTACGATCATATTAGATGGAAAATTCCAAGGTGTGATTGCACCTACTACGCCAACTGGTTGTTTTTTTACTTCATATTTATAATTGTTAGGAGCGGGAATTGTCTCTCCGTAAACGCGTCTCGCCTCTTCCGCATTCCAGTGCATATTGTCGATATTGGTTTGAATTTCAACCTTTGATTCGGCTAATGGCTTCCCTTGTTCTAAAGTCATGATAAGGGCTAATCGGTTTATATTTTCTTCAATTAAATCACCAATTCGGTGAAGTATTTTAACGCGCTCTTTTAATTCCATTCCCGACCAAAGGGGAAAAGATTTTTTAGCTGCAGCAATCGCCTGCTCTGTTTCCTTTGCGCCCCCTTGTTCTACTGCAATCAATTCTTCACCTGTAGCTGGATTAAGAACCACATTTGGTTTTAAAGAACCTTCCATCCATTTTCCATCAATATAAAGTCTCGTTTGAATTTTCGGTAATGTCCCTTTGATATTTTTCACTTTTTCCTGTCTCCTCTAGCCGTTAGTTATTCTTTTTTTCTTTGATTACGCTTGTACCGCGATTATCAGCAATTTCTTTAGCTCTTGTAACGGCTTCTTTTTTTGTTTCGTAGTAAGAATCGACTTGCTTAGCCCCTTCACTTTCTACTGACCATTTTTCTTTTTCCTGATCATAGGACACACGAACATCCGCATTCTGTAAACGTGCTGAGTCTGATGTTTTCTGGTGCTTGGTGATGTCCTCTTTTGACAACGCCTTTTTTTCTTCGTCACTGGCGTCTGCTGCCCATTCTTTCGCTTGTGAAATGGAAATTGGGATGGCTTGTCCTTCGTCATAACCATTTTTTAGCATGGCATTCAAAATATCAATGGCTTTCACGCGAACAATTTTGTCTAAATTTTTCATTGAGTCTGGATAATCTCTTTTTGTGTAAGGCATCTTCATTCCTCCTAAAATATGATTGATATAATATTACCCGTACTTTTTTTGATGTACTTTTTTCAATGCAAGGTAGTCTACATCTTCTCTAACAAGTTTCCACTTAACTTCAAAAATTGCAGCTGATTCGGCTTTTACTGGATCAATGGTTCGCTCCTTAATTTCACCGTTTTCGTTATACTTTCTCCCTCCTTTGTAGTTGGCGTAACGGCGTGCGCGCGTATAACCCATTTGAAGAAATTTTCTAGCCATATCCATCCCAACAAAATCATCTTGCTTCTTATAATCTTGATAAAGTTGATAAATTTTCTCAGATGATTCGCTTGCAATTTCAGGTGATTTAAAACGCCAATAGGGCAAAATTTCACTCTTATAAGGTTCCACTAGTAAAACGCCTTGTTCGCCTCTACCCACACGGTAGAGTTCCGGTTGTTCACGAAAATCGATTTTTTCAAAATCTAAATCATAATCAAATGCCATGTGTTCCCACCTCTCATCAGAAGATTTGCCTAGTTAAATGATAGCACGAATCGAAACCGCTTTCACCTATAAGGCAAAAAAGGTCTCTTATCATTTAAGATAAAAGACCCTTTGTGTCATAAACGCCTATACTAATTTTTGAATGATTTGATAATTTCTTTAAATTTAATTTTATTTCCATAATTTAAAGAACCGAATCGGTAGATATAGATAGATAAAGCCGCAAATAAGATAACCGTCGCTACCATGATAACGCCAGATACCAGAACCGATACTAAAGGAACTGTTGTTAGCATGTAACGGATTGGCATGGTAAATAAAGAAACAAAAGGAATAAAAGAGGTTACCTTTATAGCCATACTATCTGGCATTTGCATCGCGAGCGTTGCTGCTAGATAAGCAAAAACAAAAAGAAAAGTTATTGGAGCAACCGCCGAGCTGACGTCTTCTACCTTGGAAACTAAACTCCCTAATGAGGCATAAATAAAGAGATAAAGAATGTAGCCTAGAACGGAAAAGATAATATAAACTAGCAAAGTATCTAACGTCATGGATCCCTGAATCATTTCTAACAGGATTGAAGGATAACTTCCTTTATTGAGGAGAAACCCAACAAGAGCGACTAAAATTAAAGTGGTGATTTGCAAGACACCCATCAAACCCGCTGCAGCAACTTTGCCCAAAATTAAAATTTTTGGTTTTGTTGACGTGATTAAGAGCTCCATGGTTCGTGAGTCTTTTTCACGTGCGACAGAAGTAGCCACATTGGTCCCATACAATAAAATCAACATGTACATGATAAAGATAACGGCAAAAGCAATCACAAACCCAGAACCAGCGTCTCTACCAAGCGTAATCATTTCAGAAGTGATTGATGCATTCATAATTTCATAAACTTTATCGCTATCAATGCCTTCTTCTTCAAACAGACGTTGTTGATTAGCGAGAGCTAATTCTTCTTCAAACATCATCTGTTCAAAAGAATCCAGACTATTATCATAAGTAACAGCAGTGTATGCACTGTAGTCGTGAATCACAAATCCTAATTCCACTTCTTCATTTAAAATTGCTTCTTGAAGTTCCTCTTGGCTCGGATAAGCTTCTTCACCTAGGACTGGTGCCAATGTTTCTTCCAGCTGATCTGTGTCGTAAACCACTGTATAGGTTTCAGACGCAACACTCGTTGCTTCTTCAGTTGTTTCATCACCCGAAAATAAACCTATCATACTGGGGATACTGGTTAAGATAAACAGAATAACCGCCATGATAATGGTTGTGATAATCATG from Jeotgalibaca dankookensis harbors:
- a CDS encoding undecaprenyl diphosphate synthase family protein; this translates as MKPFKRLLRHIGVIPDGNRRWALAQGLQKQDGYQHGVGPGLDLYKTCLELGVEEMTFYGFTMDNIKRPSIQTRAFKKACVDSVEALKDWDADLLVIENTKSKVFPEELKPYITRTCFGEGKMKVNFLVNYGWEWDLNQAFQKADEQITGSMIDHIASKDISRMELIIRWGGRRRLSGFLPVQSVYSDFYIVDQTWPDYHKNHLYQALEWYQEQDVTLGG
- a CDS encoding mechanosensitive ion channel → MDQFMDSLQDLWVSLLAFLPALLGAILLFLLAWLIATLVKKAIVKGLQAIHFDQKLVSWGIANTIEDGKQMIGSLGKVFYYLIWLFFIPGILQRLGLGNIAAPITNMFDSFLAFIPKLFGAAVILVIGYFVAKFIKELVQNLLETVNIDRYVRKYTSKVSDTSPGQVEKQKYTVAKVLANTVFVVILIPIVTMALETLQIKSISEPIVNVLNQVLAAIPNILVAVILLIAGGIIAKLVGDLLEGLLETSGINRYSKYLNTKGSNDISLSNVIAKIVQTVIVVFFLVEALNTLNLQILNTIGVAIISYLPSVLFGLIILGLGIVGGNMLSAFLKDSTGSAMVGAVVKYLIYVMAIFMTLDQLQFASTIVNIAFLFIIGGLAVAFALAFGLGGRSFAQKQLEKLDEKIEEESKSMSGSAQKTEAEKKMDPKNNM
- a CDS encoding NAD-dependent succinate-semialdehyde dehydrogenase; its protein translation is MKGTLPKIQTRLYIDGKWMEGSLKPNVVLNPATGEELIAVEQGGAKETEQAIAAAKKSFPLWSGMELKERVKILHRIGDLIEENINRLALIMTLEQGKPLAESKVEIQTNIDNMHWNAEEARRVYGETIPAPNNYKYEVKKQPVGVVGAITPWNFPSNMIVRKIAPAIAAGCTVVLKPASSTPLSAIAIFELFKEAGLPDGVANLVMGPASKIGKTLTASEDVRKLTFTGSTAVGQELYKQSGDTLKKISLELGGHAPFIVFADAPIEETVESLVKMKFRNNGQACTSPNRIFVEKSIKESFTKALQEAVYQVTVGNGLDGVTVGPLINEEARKTIDEQIADAKEKGADVLLGGERLTKGDYQKGFFYQPTILDGVTNKMNIFYEETFGPVIPLITFKSEEQVIKMANDSHFGLASYLFTKDLRLAEKVSRALQYGMVGINNTGISQPEAPFGGVKYSGLGRENGHFGIEEFMEIKFVNTFYF
- a CDS encoding DUF2188 domain-containing protein; amino-acid sequence: MPYTKRDYPDSMKNLDKIVRVKAIDILNAMLKNGYDEGQAIPISISQAKEWAADASDEEKKALSKEDITKHQKTSDSARLQNADVRVSYDQEKEKWSVESEGAKQVDSYYETKKEAVTRAKEIADNRGTSVIKEKKNN
- a CDS encoding DUF4385 domain-containing protein, with amino-acid sequence MAFDYDLDFEKIDFREQPELYRVGRGEQGVLLVEPYKSEILPYWRFKSPEIASESSEKIYQLYQDYKKQDDFVGMDMARKFLQMGYTRARRYANYKGGRKYNENGEIKERTIDPVKAESAAIFEVKWKLVREDVDYLALKKVHQKKYG
- a CDS encoding ABC transporter permease, producing MKQFKNVFNFEIKGMLRSKNMIITTIIMAVILFILTSIPSMIGLFSGDETTEEATSVASETYTVVYDTDQLEETLAPVLGEEAYPSQEELQEAILNEEVELGFVIHDYSAYTAVTYDNSLDSFEQMMFEEELALANQQRLFEEEGIDSDKVYEIMNASITSEMITLGRDAGSGFVIAFAVIFIMYMLILLYGTNVATSVAREKDSRTMELLITSTKPKILILGKVAAAGLMGVLQITTLILVALVGFLLNKGSYPSILLEMIQGSMTLDTLLVYIIFSVLGYILYLFIYASLGSLVSKVEDVSSAVAPITFLFVFAYLAATLAMQMPDSMAIKVTSFIPFVSLFTMPIRYMLTTVPLVSVLVSGVIMVATVILFAALSIYIYRFGSLNYGNKIKFKEIIKSFKN